Proteins encoded together in one Balaenoptera ricei isolate mBalRic1 chromosome 2, mBalRic1.hap2, whole genome shotgun sequence window:
- the LOC132360605 gene encoding LOW QUALITY PROTEIN: proteasome subunit beta type-6-like (The sequence of the model RefSeq protein was modified relative to this genomic sequence to represent the inferred CDS: inserted 2 bases in 1 codon; substituted 1 base at 1 genomic stop codon) has translation MAATLVAAQGARPAPAWGPEAIIPEWENPEVSTGPTIMAVQFDGGVVLGADSRTTTASYITNRVTDKLTPIHDRIFCCHSGSAADSQAVADAVTYQLGFHSIELNEPPLAYTSASLFKEMSYRYREDPTAGIILVGXDPKKGSXALALAVERDGSSGGLIRLAAIAESGVERQVLLGDQIPKFTIATLPPP, from the exons ATGGCGGCCACCTTAGTAGCTGCTCAGGGAGCACGGCCAGCACCAGCCTGGGGGCCTGAGGCCATTATCCCCGAGTGGGAAAACCCGGAAGTCTCAACAGGGCCCACTATCATGGCCGTGCAATTTGATGGGGGCGTGGTTCTAGGAGCCGACTCCAGAACAACCACTGCATCGTACATCACCAATCGAGTGACTGACAAGCTGACCCCTATTCATGACCGTATTTTTTGCTGCCACTCAGGCTCAGCAGCTGATAGCCAGGCAGTAGCTGACGCAGTCACTTATCAGCTTGGTTTCCACAGCATTGAGCTGAATGAGCCTCCGCTGGCATACACGTCAGCCAGCCTCTTTAAGGAGATGAGTTACCGATACCGAGAAGACCCTACGGCAGGAATCATCCTTGTGGGCTGAGACCCCAAGAAGGGGAG AGCTCTCGCTTTGGCCGTGGAGCGGGACGGCTCCAGCGGAGGGCTGATCCGCCTGGCAGCCATTGCAGAATCAGGGGTAGAGCGGCAGGTACTTTTGGGAGACCAGATTCCCAAATTCACCATTGCCACTTTACCACCTCCCTGA